The Gossypium hirsutum isolate 1008001.06 chromosome D07, Gossypium_hirsutum_v2.1, whole genome shotgun sequence genome includes the window GTGGCAAACTGTGACATTAGGCTCGAGGCCAAACGCCCTGCATCCGGAAGAAAACCGGCGAGTGATTAACCGAAGGTTAACGAATGTTATGGCATGCGATTCCGATGAGGAAAGCTGCCCTAGTCCTGAACCGCCTCCTGATGTTCCAAAAGGGTACTTGGCAGTTTATGTTGGGCCAGAGCTTCGGAGGTTTATCATCCCCACGACGTACCTCACTCATCCCGTCTTTAAGGTTTTGTTGGAAAAAGCGAAGGATGAATTCGGGTACGATCATAATGGCGGCCTTACTCTCCCGTGTGAGATCGAGATCTTCAAGTATCTCTTGCAGTGTATAGAGAACCATCCTAAAGGTTACCCTATAGTTGATAACTCGATTTCCGAAGAGGTAATGCCTGCCTCAAATGATTTATTGTTCATAAACTGTGCCCCAATATGAAGTTCCTATATGTTTTCATTTGCAGGTGGAGATTCATTGAACATCAGGCCGAACGAGTAATCGTGCCAAGAACTTCGAGGTTAAAGCAAGATCTCTTTTGTATGCAAAACTTTTCCTTTCCTTCTTCTGTTCTTGTTAATTTGCAATCAGTAGGAAGCTTTTTAGATAGAAAAATTCAGGTTTTATGGAATGAATGTACTGAGGGGGGCAAATGGTGAAACCTTTGTGTCCTTTACTTGAATGTGATTGCCATATAATGTTTGATTGGTAATGGAACACTTTTATTGTTCATAAAACCATAACGAATCAGTCCCCGATTAGGAAATCCAATGTCGAACCGCAAGATGGTTAAGCTTTTACGGATTTAGTACCCGGTTTTAGGCTTGTAATTCGCATAGTTGAGTCAATTACCCTGTTAGATCACCTCCCTTCGTTCATCAGTTTCGAGTCTTGTCTCGAATGAGATAAACCACATTCCGATCGTCGTTTTGTTGGTTTGCTGTTCAGTTGAATTGAATATTAGGAACCTTTAGCACATGGTATTATAGTGTAGTTGGATGAAAAATACTCagttttggttaaaatatgctgtTAGTTCCTGTACTTGTATATAATTTGAGGTTCATCGTCATTGGTAGTTTCTGTACAGTCTAATCAAAATTCCAAGTTAGCAAAAATGACAGAAAATACCTATGATTTTAATGATTGGACTAAGATTTTTCAATCAATAAAGTAGGAGGACTTCAACGtttaaagtacagggactaaaagcatattttaaccctcaatttt containing:
- the LOC107942370 gene encoding protein SMALL AUXIN UP-REGULATED RNA 10 gives rise to the protein MMNDHGGSKLTKIRQIVKLKEILHKWQTVTLGSRPNALHPEENRRVINRRLTNVMACDSDEESCPSPEPPPDVPKGYLAVYVGPELRRFIIPTTYLTHPVFKVLLEKAKDEFGYDHNGGLTLPCEIEIFKYLLQCIENHPKGYPIVDNSISEEVEIH